In Bacteroidota bacterium, a single window of DNA contains:
- a CDS encoding thiamine phosphate synthase — MISRLHYITQESSNKSHAQMAQEACLAGVDWIQLRVKEKSYSEILSIATELKEICKQFNARLIINDYVSIAKEIDADGLHLGKTDTSVAEARKLVGNNIIIGGTANTFEDIVEHVTNGVDYIGLGPFRFTETKKNLSPILGLEGYSAILTKCKENNITIPILAIGGITADDIEVLMKTGIHGIAISSLVSNALNKREVVSNLLSLINK; from the coding sequence ATGATATCTAGACTTCATTATATTACACAAGAGAGTTCCAATAAAAGTCATGCACAAATGGCTCAGGAAGCATGCTTAGCAGGTGTAGATTGGATACAATTACGGGTAAAAGAAAAATCGTATTCAGAGATTCTTTCAATTGCAACTGAGTTGAAAGAAATATGCAAACAATTCAATGCAAGATTAATCATTAACGATTATGTTTCTATTGCAAAGGAGATTGATGCCGATGGCTTGCATCTAGGAAAAACAGACACTTCCGTAGCAGAAGCAAGAAAGTTAGTAGGAAACAATATAATTATAGGTGGTACTGCAAATACATTTGAAGATATTGTTGAGCACGTAACTAATGGTGTTGATTATATTGGATTAGGTCCTTTTCGATTTACAGAAACCAAGAAAAATTTAAGCCCTATTCTTGGTTTAGAGGGCTATTCGGCTATTCTAACCAAATGCAAAGAAAATAATATAACCATTCCAATACTGGCTATTGGCGGTATAACTGCAGATGACATAGAGGTATTGATGAAAACTGGTATTCACGGAATTGCGATTTCTTCGCTGGTATCAAACGCTTTAAACAAAAGAGAAGTGGTAAGTAATCTGCTCTCATTAATAAACAAATAG
- a CDS encoding VOC family protein, whose protein sequence is MIVFKRIDHIQICIPIGRENDARAFYSNIIGLKEIPKPQALIKNGGLWFEIAGIQLHIGTENEINKSKRHPAFEITDIASAREHLERHNVQIKEEIQVPGQIRFSFIDPFGNRIELLQKT, encoded by the coding sequence ATGATTGTTTTTAAACGCATAGATCATATTCAAATATGTATTCCAATTGGAAGAGAAAATGACGCAAGAGCTTTTTACTCCAACATTATCGGATTAAAAGAGATACCTAAACCACAGGCATTGATTAAAAACGGAGGTTTGTGGTTCGAAATAGCTGGCATACAATTGCATATTGGAACAGAGAATGAAATAAATAAATCAAAACGTCATCCTGCTTTTGAAATTACGGATATAGCAAGTGCTAGGGAGCATTTGGAAAGACACAACGTACAAATCAAAGAAGAAATTCAGGTTCCCGGACAAATTCGATTTTCATTTATTGATCCATTTGGAAATAGAATAGAATTGTTGCAAAAAACATAA
- a CDS encoding tetratricopeptide repeat protein: MSEIKDEPILDVQETYSKVEKYIIDNQKSLSIIIGAVVALVGGYIGYKYWYVAGQEEEARKEMYKAEAYFEMDSLDLAINGNGTDKGFLQIADEYGVAPSGNLAHYYLGISYLKKGEFENAIEHLTEFSADDQIIAPMAIGATGDAHMELGKTDEAIAYYLKAAEKSKNNFTSPMFLKKAAIAYEEKGSYADAVKIYERIKADFTDSNEGKEMDKYIARAQAAIN, translated from the coding sequence ATGTCAGAAATTAAAGACGAACCAATATTAGATGTTCAAGAAACCTACAGTAAAGTAGAAAAGTATATAATAGACAACCAAAAAAGTTTGTCGATTATTATAGGTGCAGTAGTTGCATTGGTTGGTGGTTATATTGGCTATAAATATTGGTATGTAGCCGGTCAAGAAGAGGAAGCAAGAAAGGAAATGTATAAAGCCGAAGCTTATTTTGAAATGGATTCTTTAGACTTGGCCATAAACGGAAATGGTACTGATAAAGGTTTTCTTCAAATTGCGGATGAGTATGGTGTAGCTCCATCGGGAAATTTAGCTCATTATTATTTAGGTATTAGCTACCTTAAAAAGGGTGAATTTGAAAATGCAATTGAGCATTTAACAGAATTTAGTGCTGACGATCAAATTATAGCGCCAATGGCAATTGGTGCTACTGGTGATGCGCATATGGAGTTGGGTAAAACAGACGAAGCAATTGCGTACTATTTAAAAGCTGCAGAAAAGAGCAAAAATAATTTTACATCTCCAATGTTTTTGAAAAAAGCCGCTATTGCATACGAAGAAAAGGGTAGTTATGCAGATGCTGTAAAGATTTATGAGCGTATAAAAGCTGATTTCACTGATTCGAATGAAGGCAAGGAGATGGATAAATACATTGCTCGTGCTCAAGCTGCTATTAACTAG
- a CDS encoding 6,7-dimethyl-8-ribityllumazine synthase, whose translation MATSLKKQSNVLVKLPGNAKYKIGIVVADWNNDITDSLLQSCLNTLQASGVKFKNCIVKRVPGAVEITSCAAWFGKQNKVDAVIVFGCVIKGDTPHFDYVCDSVTYGITKLCIQYPIPFLFGVLTTNNHQQAKDRAGGKLGNKGEECALAALQMLAVKKSFSK comes from the coding sequence TTGGCGACCTCTCTTAAAAAGCAATCAAATGTTTTAGTTAAATTGCCTGGCAATGCCAAGTATAAAATTGGTATTGTTGTTGCCGATTGGAACAATGATATAACTGATTCCCTTTTACAATCGTGTTTAAATACTTTACAAGCAAGTGGAGTAAAGTTTAAAAATTGTATTGTAAAACGAGTGCCCGGTGCTGTTGAAATTACAAGTTGTGCAGCTTGGTTTGGAAAACAAAATAAGGTTGATGCCGTTATTGTTTTTGGCTGTGTAATAAAAGGCGATACTCCTCACTTTGATTATGTTTGCGACTCCGTAACATACGGTATTACTAAGTTGTGTATTCAATATCCTATCCCTTTTTTATTTGGAGTTTTAACAACCAACAATCACCAACAAGCAAAAGATAGAGCCGGAGGTAAGTTGGGTAATAAAGGTGAAGAGTGTGCTTTGGCTGCACTCCAAATGTTAGCTGTCAAGAAATCTTTTAGTAAGTAA
- a CDS encoding hydroxymethylpyrimidine/phosphomethylpyrimidine kinase produces the protein MPTKRPYLLSIAGFDPSGGAGVLADIKTFEAHKTYGLAVITGNTIQNENTFESVEWVDLTTIEKQIKILFSSYPIEYAKIGIVSGLEMLSSIIAILKSLNPTIKIIWDPIIKASAGFEFFTPSLTLPLNKGEMSVPSDRGGILENILKQVYLITPNWNELKQLTGNDNAEVGAKELSRYCNVFLKGGHNEDNKGKDYLYTTDGKYYPFKAKQISEYPKHGSGCVLSAATTALLGKGYNLQRSCLMGKGYITHYLNTSKTLLGYHKI, from the coding sequence ATGCCCACTAAACGCCCATACCTATTATCAATAGCAGGATTTGACCCTTCGGGAGGAGCAGGTGTTTTAGCCGATATTAAAACATTTGAAGCTCATAAAACGTATGGCTTGGCTGTAATAACAGGGAATACGATTCAAAACGAAAACACATTTGAATCTGTTGAATGGGTTGATTTAACTACTATTGAGAAACAAATCAAAATCCTATTTTCGTCTTACCCAATTGAGTATGCAAAAATTGGAATTGTAAGTGGGTTAGAAATGTTAAGCTCTATTATTGCAATTCTTAAATCGCTCAATCCTACCATTAAAATTATTTGGGATCCAATTATTAAAGCTAGCGCAGGATTCGAGTTTTTCACCCCCTCTTTAACTCTCCCCCTTAATAAGGGGGAGATGTCTGTACCTTCAGACAGAGGGGGTATTTTGGAAAACATTTTAAAACAAGTTTATTTAATTACCCCCAACTGGAATGAACTAAAACAACTTACAGGCAATGATAATGCGGAAGTTGGGGCTAAAGAACTTTCTCGCTATTGCAATGTTTTCTTAAAAGGCGGACATAACGAGGATAATAAAGGAAAAGATTATTTATATACTACTGATGGGAAGTATTATCCATTTAAAGCCAAGCAAATAAGTGAATATCCTAAACATGGCTCGGGTTGCGTTCTTTCGGCTGCTACTACAGCTTTATTGGGTAAAGGGTATAATTTGCAACGCTCCTGCCTAATGGGAAAAGGGTATATTACGCATTACCTAAATACAAGCAAAACTTTGTTAGGATATCATAAAATATGA